From Scomber scombrus chromosome 9, fScoSco1.1, whole genome shotgun sequence, one genomic window encodes:
- the gnpda1 gene encoding glucosamine-6-phosphate isomerase 1, translated as MKLIILNDYDQASEWAAKYIRNKVLLFKPGPDRYFTLGLPTGSTPLGCYKKLIEYYKKGEISFQYVKTFNMDEYVGIARDHPESYHSFMWNNFFKHIDIRAENTHILDGNAADLEAECVSFEEKITAAGGIQLFVGGIGPDGHIAFNEPGSSLVSRTRVKTLAKDTIMANARFFDGDLSKVPTMALTVGVGTVMDAKEVMILITGAHKAFALYKAIEEGVNHMWTVSAFQQHPQTVFVCDEDATLELRVKTVKYFKGMMHVHNKLVEPPSGSKQ; from the exons ATGAAGTTGATCATCCTCAATGACTACGACCAGGCAAGCGAGTGGGCTGCAAAGTACATTAGAAACAAGGTTTTACTGTTTAAACCTGGTCCGGACAGATACTTCACCCTGGGACTCCCCACAG GAAGCACTCCTTTGGGATGTTACAAGAAACTGATTGAGTACTACAAGAAGGGTGAAATCTCATTCCAGTATGTCAAGACTTTCAACATGGATGAATATGTAG GAATTGCCAGAGATCACCCTGAGAGCTACCACTCCTTCATGTGGAATAACTTCTTCAAGCACATAGACATAAGGgcagagaacacacacatccTAGATGGCAACGCTGCTGACCTGGAAGCAGAATGCGTCTCCTTTGAGGAGAAGATTACAGCCGCCGGGGGCATCCAGCTCTTTGTCGGAG GTATTGGACCGGATGGCCACATTGCCTTTAACGAACCTGGTTCAAGCCTGGTTTCCAGGACCAGGGTGAAGACCCTGGCAAAGGACACTATCATGGCTAACGCCCGATTCTTTGATGGGGATCTGTCAAAGGTGCCCACCATGGCGCTGACTGTAGGAGTGGGCACTGTCATGGATGCAAAAGAG gtGATGATTCTCATCACTGGAGCACACAAGGCCTTTGCTTTATACAAAGCTATAGAGGAAGGCGTGAATCACATGTGGACAGTGTCTGCATTCCAGCAGCACCCACAGACTGTTTTTGTATGTGACGAAGACGCCACCCTGGAACTGCGGGTCAAAACAGTGAAGTACTTCAAAG GGATGATGCACGTGCATAACAAGCTGGTGGAACCTCCGTCAGGGTCCAAGCAGTGA
- the hspa4b gene encoding heat shock 70 kDa protein 4b produces the protein MSVVGFDVGFMNCYVAVARAGGIETVANEYSDRCTPACVSFGPRNRSIGAAAKSQVVTNCKNTVQGFKRFHGRAFSDPYVQRVKSSLVYDIAQMPVGTTGIKVMYMEEEKVFSIEQVTAMLLTKLKETAENALKKPVADCVVSVPCYFTDAERRSVVDAAQIAGLNCLRLMNETTAVALAYGIYKQDLPPPEEKARNVVFVDLGHSGFQTSVCAFNKGKLKVLATACDPELGGKDFDEVLVKHFCEEFGKKYKLDVMSKPRALVRLYQECEKLKKLMSANSSDLPLNIECFMNDIDVSGKLNRAQFLEMSADIFARVEAPLQSLLEHTKLKKEDIYAVEIVGGASRIPAVKERISKFFGKELSTTLNADEAVARGCALQCAILSPAFKVREFSITDMVPYPISLKWHSAAEEGLSDCEVFPVGHAAPFSKVLTFYRREPFSLEAYYNSPNELPYPDPTIGQFQIQKVVPQASGESSKVKVKVRVNIHGIFSVSSASLVEVQKCDETEEPMETEPTNEKEGENKMQTDQEEQGQGDAQKETEEKPRENEEMETTTEENKGEKKSDQPPQAKKPKVKTKVLELPIENSPQWQLADDMLNLFVENEGKMIMQDKLEKERNDAKNYVEEYVYDMRDKLHGMLEKFVSESERDALSLKLEDTENWLYEDGEDQPKQVYIDRLAELKKFGQPIQERFTEAEERPKEFEELGKQIQQYMKFVEAYKMKEEQYDHLDEADVNKVDKLASDTMIWMNSAMNQQSKQSLMVDPSVKAKDIKAKTKELFSACNPIVTKPKPKVELPKEETPAEQNGPVNGQEKAQEDAADKGTTESTGNPTSETTENKPDMDLD, from the exons ATGTCAGTAGTCGGGTTTGACGTCGGGTTCATGAACTGCTATGTAGCAGTAGCCAGAGCCGGAGGGATTGAAACTGTCGCTAATGAATACAGCGACCGGTGTACTCC agCATGTGTTTCTTTTGGACCACGGAATCGATCGATTGGTGCAGCTGCAAAAAGCCAA GTTGTCACAAACTGCAAGAACACAGTCCAAGGATTCAAGAGGTTTCATGGCAGGGCGTTCTCAGATCCATACGTGCAGCGCGTCAAATCCAGTTTGGTCTATGATATTGCACAAATGCCTGTAGGAACAACTGGTATCAAG GTTATgtacatggaggaggagaaggtgttCAGCATTGAACAGGTCACTGCCATGCTGCTAACCAAGCTGAAGGAGACAGCAGAAAATGCACTTAAGAAGCCTGTGGCTGACTGTGTTGTCTCT GTTCCCTGCTACTTCACTGATGCTGAGAGGAGATCAGTAGTAGATGCTGCACAGATTGCTGGACTGAACTGCCTGAGGCTCATGAATGAGACAACTGCAG TGGCGTTAGCATATGGCATCTATAAGCAGGATCTTCCTCCCCCTGAGGAAAAGGCCAGGAATGTAGTGTTTGTGGACCTGGGCCATTCTGGATTCCAGACATCAGTGTGCGCCTTTAACAAGGGCAAACTCAAG GTCCTTGCTACAGCCTGTGACCCAGAGTTGGGAGGGAAGGACTTTGATGAGGTCCTGGTCAAGCATTTCTGTGAGGAATTTGGCAAGAAGTACAAGCTTGATGTCATGTCCAAGCCCCGAGCTCTGGTCAGGCTCTACCAGGAGTGCGAGAAACTGAAGAAACTGATGAGTGCAAACTCCTCTGACCTGCCGCTCAACATTGAGTGCTTCATGAATGACATCGACGTTTCTGGAAAACTGAATAG GGCTCAGTTTCTAGAGATGAGTGCTGACATTTTTGCAAGAGTCGAGGCTCCACTGCAGAGTCTGCTGGAACATACCA AACTGAAAAAGGAAGACATCTATGCAGTAGAGATAGTGGGAGGAGCCTCCAGGATCCCAGCAGTTAAAGAGAGAATCAGCAAATTCTTCGGGAAGGAACTGAGCACCACACTAAATGCTGATGAAGCAGTGGCCAGAGGATGTGCTTTGCAG TGTGCAATACTGTCACCTGCCTTCAAAGTGCGTGAATTCTCCATCACAGACATGGTTCCATACCCCATCTCCTTGAAGTGGCACTCTGCTGCCGAGGAAGgtttgag TGATTGTGAGGTATTTCCCGTGGGCCACGCAGCACCTTTCTCCAAAGTGTTGACCTTCTATCGGAGAGAGCCTTTCTCTTTGGAGGCCTACTACAATTCCCCTAATGAGCTGCCCTACCCTGACCCCACTATTG GTCAGTTCCAGATCCAGAAGGTTGTCCCGCAGGCGTCTGGTGAGAGCTCCAAGGTGAAAGTCAAGGTGCGAGTGAACATCCATGGTATCTTCAGCGTGTCCAGCGCCTCTCTGGTTGAGGTGCAGAAGTGTGATGAGACAGAGGAACCCATGGAAACAGAACCGACCAatgagaaagagggggag AACAAGATGCAAACCGACCAGGAGGAGCAGGGTCAAGGAGACGctcagaaagaaacagaagagaaGCCACGTGAGAATGAAGAGATGGAG ACCACCACAGAGGAGAACAAAGGCGAGAAGAAGTCCGACCAACCCCCACAAGCCAAAAAGCCcaaagtcaaaacaaaagtcCTGGAGCTTCCCATTGAAAACAGTCCACAGTGGCAGCTAGCAGATGACATGCTTAATCTTTTTGTAGAAAATGAG GGTAAGATGATCATGCAGGACAAactggagaaggagaggaatgACGCCAAGAATTATGTAGAAGAGTATGTGTACGACATGAGGGACAAACTCCATGGGATGCTGGAGAAGTTTGTCAGTGAATCT gaaAGAGACGCCTTGTCATTAAAGCTGGAGGATACTGAAAACTGGCTGTATGAAGATGGAGAGGACCAACCCAAACAGGTGTACATTGACAGACTGGCAGAGTTAAAG AAATTTGGCCAGCCCATCCAGGAGAGGTTTACAGAGGCTGAAGAGAGACCTAAAGAATTTGAAGAGTTGGGAAAACAAATCCAGCAGTACATGAAATTTGTTGAAGCGTACAAAATGAAG GAGGAGCAGTACGATCATTTGGATGAAGCAGATGTCAATAAAGTGGACAAACTGGCCAGCGACACAATGATCTGGATGAACAGCGCCATGAACCAGCAGAGCAAACAGAGCCTGATGGTGGATCCTTCTGTCAAAGCAAAAGAcattaaagcaaaaacaaag GAGCTGTTCTCTGCTTGTAACCCCATTGTGACCAAGCCGAAGCCCAAGGTAGAGCTTCCCAAGGAGGAGACACCTGCAGAGCAGAACGGGCCTGTCAATGGACAGGAGAAAGCCCAGGAAGACGCTGCTGACAAGGGAACGACTGAGAGCACAGGCAACCCCACCTCGGAAACTACAGAGAACAAGCCTGACATGGACCTTGACTAA
- the LOC133986041 gene encoding cytochrome b-c1 complex subunit 8, giving the protein MGLHFGNLAKVRHVITYSLSPFEQRAFPNYFSKGIPNVWRRFTASFFKIAPPMTLMYLTYSWGNNTYMQGKRKNPSDYQNDE; this is encoded by the exons ATGGGTCTCCACTTTGGAAACTTGGCCAAGGTCAGGCATGTAATCACCTACAGTTTATCCCCCTTTGAGCAGAGGGCTTTCCCCAACTACTTCTCCAAGGGAATCCCCAACGTGTGGAGAAGGTTCACCGCTTCTTTCTTCAAAATCGCCCCCC CAATGACTCTCATGTACTTGACATACAGCTGGGGCAACAACACCTACATGCAGGGCAAGAGGAAGAATCCTTCTGACTACCAGAATGACGAATAA
- the gdf9 gene encoding growth/differentiation factor 9 has translation MEKQMLMSAVLRYCRTVMLLLLLTCSSPLVRSSLATSNALHKLDDFTQYPYGSIFSPLVKALSEHGGSRWNPDLKKKMKPEQRYMKYLMEVYKKPPRVQRSLDGNKIYNTLRLIKPQDECLAKNKESFMQDLSYRIDQVRKKEQLLKSALLYNLDHVNSVCYLSIKEQEHSNQCPLCPGIHHALNFTASTDSTRRRNWVEVDVTLFLQPMLRFQKQSIHLLINVTCPEEQKNRGDGHQGPLEFTMRSPPLLLYLNDTSKLAHQYTGRLQANTKASQRPSTAANAFHKQMFLKPEQRFGRKRRWKRESPKSKQGDKSLDIHLPELLPSSEFPTSDCALYDFRVRFSQLKLDHWIVFPPKYNPRYCRGICPRTMGFIYGSPVHTMVQNIIYEKLDSSVPRPSCIPSHYSPLSVMICEEDGSYVYKEFEDMVATRCTCR, from the exons atggaaaaacaaatgCTGATGTCAGCTGTCCTTCGTTATTGTCGCACTGTtatgttactgctgctgctcacttgTAGCTCACCGCTGGTTAGATCTTCTCTTGCCACCTCTAATGCGTTGCACAAGCTGGACGACTTCACCCAGTACCCTTACGGCAGCATCTTCTCCCCGCTGGTCAAAGCCCTGTCAGAGCACGGAGGGTCGAGATGGAACCCAGActtgaagaaaaagatgaaaccTGAGCAAAGGTACATGAAATATTTGATGGAGGTTTACAAGAAGCCACCCAGAGTGCAGAGGAGTTTGGATGGGAATAAAATCTACAACACACTCCGACTGATCAAGCCACAAGATGAATGTCTTGCAAAAAATAAAG AGAGTTTCATGCAGGATCTTTCCTACAGAATTGATcaggtaagaaaaaaagagcaacttCTGAAGTCTGCCCTGCTGTACAACTTGGACCACGTCAACTCTGTATGCTACCTGAGTATCAAAGAGCAGGAGCATTCAAACCAGTGTCCCCTGTGTCCCGGGATCCACCACGCTCTGAACTTCACTGCCAGCACAGACAGTACGAGAAGGAGAAACTGGGTGGAGGTTGACGTCACCTTGTTTCTTCAGCCTATGCTAAGGTTTCAGAAGCAGAGTATACACCTTCTCATCAACGTAACCTGCCCAgaggaacaaaaaaacaggGGTGACGGGCATCAAGGCCCACTGGAGTTCACCATGAGGTCCCCTCCTCTGCTTCTTTATCTCAATGACACCAGCAAACTTGCCCATCAATATACTGGTAGGTTACAAGCCAACACTAAAGCAAGTCAAAGGCCATCCACTGCTGCCAACGCATTTCACAAGCAGATGTTTCTCAAACCAGAACAGAGGTTTGGGCGCAAGAGGAGATGGAAGAGGGAATCTCCAAAGAGCAAACAAGGTGATAAAAGCCTGGATATCCACCTGCCTGAGCTTCTTCCGAGCTCTGAATTCCCAACAAGTGACTGTGCCTTGTATGATTTCAGGGTGCGGTTCAGCCAGCTCAAACTGGATCACTGGATTGTTTTCCCACCAAAATACAACCCCAGGTACTGCAGAGGCATCTGCCCGAGGACCATGGGCTTCATCTATGGTTCACCTGTCCACACTATGGTGCAAAACATCATATATGAGAAGCTTGACTCCTCTGTGCCAAGGCCCTCGTGTATTCCCTCCCATTACAGCCCGCTGAGTGTCATGATCTGTGAAGAGGACGGCTCTTATGTCTACAAGGAGTTTGAAGACATGGTTGCGACCAGGTGCACATGTCGCTAA
- the hbegfa gene encoding heparin-binding EGF-like growth factor a produces the protein MRILSVVLLLVHALAVSRLASGAAVDRYESDRQRHTAVINFLDTTKDRRSEEENRRGVGATTVEYDQRGEEDYDDEYDYYGDEYEDGMSGDSELEVPRVAMSSKPQDPSPIQDDKTTDGNRRRGKGRKKGKGKGKKRNPCLRKYKDFCIHGTCQYLRALRAPSCVCHPSYSGERCEFFTLPVERPQEGYNRTTALAVVAVVLSSICLTIIGLLLMLRFHKRGAYDVENEEKVKLGLASNH, from the exons ATGAGGATTTTGAGTGTTGTGCTCCTGCTGGTTCACGCCTTGG cGGTGTCCCGACTGGCCAGTGGTGCTGCAGTTGACAGGTATGAGAGCGACAGGCAGCGGCACACGGCTGTTATCAACTTTCTGGACACAACCAAAGACAGGAGGTCAGAGGAGGAGAACAGAAGAGGTGTGGGTGCAACAACAGTGGAGTATGATCAGAGAGGCGAGGAGGACTACGATGATGAATATGATTACTACGGAGATGAATATGAAGATGGCATGTCTGGGGATTCTGAACTAGAGGTGCCACGAG TTGCCATGTCAAGCAAACCCCAAGACCCATCTCCCATCCAGGATGATAAAACCACTGATGGAaacagaaggagaggaaaggggagaaaaaaggggaaaggcaaaggaaagaagaggaatcCTTGCCTGAGGAAATATAAGGATTTCTGCATTCATGGCACCTGCCAGTACCTGAGGGCACTCCGTGCCCCTTCTTGTGT GTGCCACCCGAGCTACTCTGGGGAAAGGTGTGAGTTCTTCACTCTGCCTGTGGAGAGACCTCAGGAGGGCTACAACCGGACCACAGCTTTGGCTGTGGTGGCTGTGGTGTTGTCGTCCATCTGCCTCACCATCATAGGCCTCTTACTAATGCTCAG GTTTCACAAGCGAGGAGCGTATGATGTAGAGAATGAGGAGAAGGTCAAACTAGGGTTAGCGTCCAACCACTGA